In Ahaetulla prasina isolate Xishuangbanna chromosome 5, ASM2864084v1, whole genome shotgun sequence, the following are encoded in one genomic region:
- the LOC131199640 gene encoding nucleoporin p58/p45-like, whose product MKQIVFFFFLKGAPVSTTTSTTGLSLGFSKPAGSATPFALPITSTSSGLALSSALTSAPAAGSSGFTLNLGGTIAPTTTVSTGLSLGGALTGLGGTLFPNASTSTTGLGQNAFGLTLGTAAAPAATVNEGLGGIDFSSSSDKKSMFLSKIL is encoded by the exons atgaaacaaattgttttttttttttttttgaaaggcgcACCTGTTTCTACTACTACTTCTACTACTGGCCTTAGTTTGGGTTTCAGTAAACCTGCTGGATCAGCCACTCCTTTTGCTTTACCGATCACTTCCACTTCTTCTGGACTTGCATTATCTTCTGCCCTTACTTCTGCTCCAGCAGCAG GCTCTTCTGGTTTTACAttaaacttgggaggcaccattGCTCCAACCACCACTGTATCTACAGGACTTTCTCTGGGAGGAGCCTTGACTGGTTTAGGAGGAACACTTTTCCCAAATGCAAGCACCTCTACAACAG GGCTTGGACAGAATGCTTTTGGTTTGACCCTTGGGACAGCTGCAGCACCTGCTGCCACAGTTAATGAAGGTCTTGGTGGCATAGATTTCAGTAGCTCTTCAGATAAAAAAAGTATGTTTTTAAGTAAAATTTTGTAG